A stretch of DNA from Desmospora activa DSM 45169:
CCCACATCCGGAGCAAAATTCATCAAAAAATCATAACCGGTCAGGATAATGACATTGCTGCCCAATTTCGCTTGCTCTACCACATCGGCTTCAGAGCCCAACTGTGAGCTGGGGTACAGGTTGAGTTGTAAGCGGCCCTCACTTCGCTCTTCTGCTAACTCCTTCCACTTATGTGCCAACTGGTCCACCGGTTCACCGGGATGATTGCCGTAAGCAATATTGACGGTGATGGTTTCATCCGTAAAAGGTGAATGAGAGGTAGACGATACGGGAGAGCAGCCTACCAGCACACCAACGAACAAGATGATTGCAGTAAACAAACACCGATGTTGCTGTTTCAACACAATCCCTCCTCGCTTAAGATAGCGCTTACATCATGATGCTGCAAAGGATCAAGCCAGCGCTTGATCACTTCACCTTTACCGATATATCATCGCCTTGATCACATTGGTTTCCGGTTTGATCCACGTTTGAAACTGAGGGATCGCGTCAGCAAATGGAGCGGTATGGGTAATATAAGCGTCCAAATTGACCGTTGTCTGTTTAAACGCATGCGCGACATCGATAAAATCTTGATCAGTTGCATTACGGCTCCCTTTTAGTGTGATTTCTTTTTGGTGAAAGTCGGGATCGTAAAACTGGATCTCCTGTTTGACCAGGCCGACATAAACGAGCGTCCCTCCGTGTCCCACATAGTCAAACGCTTTCATCATCGAGGCAGCGTTCCCTGTCGCATCCAGCACTATCGAAGGCAACCGTCCACCTGTCGCTTGTTTGATCGCTGCTTCCGTTTGATCAGACAATTGCACGACATGCTCCAACTCAAGCCAGCGACGACAAAAATCCAAACGGGCGGGATTGGTATCCAGAGCGATCACGTCAGCCCCTCTTTCCTTGGCAAAAAACATCACGCCGAGACCGATAGGACCGGCACCGATCACCAATACAGATTCCCCTGCTTCAATATGAGCCCGGCGAACGGCATGGGCGCCGATGGCAAAAGGCTCAATCAATGCGCTGTGATCGTATGAAAGCTCGTTCACTTTTAGCAAGTTGTCAACGGGAACATTGATTTCCTCACACATCCCGCCGTCAACATGAACACCCAGAACCCGCAACTGTTCACAGCAGTTGCTTTTTCCAGCTATACACGCCCCGCACTTTCCGCAGTGCAGATAAGGAATGACAGCGACACGGTCACCGACGGAAAGGGTGGGATGCGCATCGATCGCTTGAATCTCTCCCGCCAGTTCATGACCGAGGATACGGGGATAAGAGAAAAACGGCTGATTTCCGTGAAAAGCGTGATAATCGGTTCCACAAATACCAATCCGTCTGATCGATACTGTCGCTTCCCCGCTTTTTCGTGGTTGCGCTTTCATTTCTTCCCGCAGGAGCATTTGAGATGGTTTCTCGCACACAATCGCTTTCATCGTAACCTCCCTATTCCATTCTTGCTTCAAATATTGTAGCATGAAGAAAATCTTATAGAAATTGCGTATAATGATCGTTTTATACCTTATTTTGATCGGTGAGGTGTGAAGCTGTGAACAAAGAAAAACCCGCTTTCGTGAAAAAAAGCATCGGCGACATCCGCGACGGGCTGATTCGCATTTCTCATCATCAGACGAAAACACCGGAAGAAGAGCTGCCGCACCATCTCCATGACTGGCATGAAGTGATTTGTGTTCATAAGGGAAGTGGCACCTTTCTCATCGATCAACAGTTGTATGAGGTGCGAGCAGAAGATGTCTTTGTTATCCCCGGCAACATTATCCATCGCGCCATGCCGGAAAACGATCATTTGATTACCTCGACGGTCATCTTTTTGCACCCGCTTGTGATGGCACAGATAACGGATCACGAAGCCAACATCATTCGTGAAGCAAAAAAACGGAAACAATACCGCTATCACATCCTTGCAGAGCAGAGGCAAACCTTTGCATATCTCTTACAAAAATTGCAAGCAGAGAGCCAATCCCCATTACACGGTCACCAGCAAGCCATCGCTGCCTGGGTACAACTCTGTCTGCTTGAGATTAGCCGTCATTCGCTACAAGCAGAGGAGTCACCGCATCGCCCAAACCTTTCTACCTTTAACCATGTTCTTCGCTATATTGATGACCATCTGGAGCAAGCCCTTTCCCTCGATCTGCTGGCAGCAAAAGAACGAATCTCCACCGCTCACTTTAGCCGTCTGTTTAAGCAAGAAGTAGGGTTAAATCTCACCGACTATCTCTTAACCAAACGGATCAGTTTAGCCAAAACATTATTGCTTGAAACCGATGAAAATATTAGCACCATTGCCGAGAAATGCGGTTTTCGTAGTCTCCCTCACTTCTATCGCAGTTTTAAACGGGTAACAAGGCAGACACCGAGAGGATATCGGCAGGAAGTAGGAAAGTCACATCAATCAAAATGAGCGATGGGGTCGTATATGTTCCAGCAAACAAAAAAGCGCCGCAAACAACGGCGCACCAGCTTCCCACAAGGGAATGCTTCCTTATCCTGTATCAAACGATGGCTTAACCCAGCCCATCCACTTCCCGCACTCGTTTTTGATCCCGACGTTCTTCCACATGCTTACGCAAGACATCCATCAACTCATTTGCGTCGGCGATCGCTTCCAAATGAACCTGGGGCATGGTTTGATCCGAGGTGATTAGACGGATCTTCCCCCGGGAAAAGAGACGGAGGAAAAAGGGTTGTTCCAAGGTCATATCCTTGACACGGTATAACTCCACCACTTCCGTCTTTTTGGATAATATCCCTGTCGTAATCTGAAGCCGTTCCGTCGTCAAGCGATAACGGGTTGACTTCAGCTTAATTCCCACCCAAATCGCATAAAAAATAGGAACAATTAAGACACAGAGCAACAAACACAATAAATAAGTCCCTAACACAGCCACATGAGAAGGAGAGCCTTCCCATAACGTTTCCTCCTGCATACCACTCGATCTCCTCTCAATGATCTAGCCTGGCATTTTTTACTTTACCACTTCCAATGGAAACGTCAAGGAAGGTTTTACAGATACAGATGAGGAAACTGGAGATCAACCGGTTGATGGAATTCCGCTATCTGTCGTCGATTCATCATAAACGAACGGATCGAACGTTGGAATCGCTGACACCCAAATGAAGAAAATCCCCGCCAATATACCCGCGAAGAAAGTGATCTTAATATAATGCATAGGAAGCGATCTCCTTTTGGGTTAGTTCTAATTCTATCTTATACAAACGTTCAAGTGATATTCGGTACTTGTTTTCATCAACCGATTGCCATGCTCGTGTCAAGTGGAGAACAGCCTCCCGCAACTCTTCGCGTCGTCCCAACTCTTCCGTCAAAGCCACAGCCTCCTGTAACGCGACGGTCGCCTCTCGGTATTGATCTTGCGCAATTTGACATTTACCCAGAACAATCAGAGCTTTGGACAATGAGACTTTCTCTTTCACTTCCCTCGCTGTATTCACCCCTTTCCGAATGTAATCCATCGCCGTGGTATAATCTCTTTCTTCCATAAACAGCGACCCCAATTGTGAATAGACGTCAACAACGGGATGCGGATGATCCAAGATGTGCAGATGGTCCAAGGCTGTTTGAAAAGCATGCTTTGCCATATCATACTTGTTCATTTCTAAATATGTCGTTCCCAACGCAGACCATAGATCGAATACCCGGTCAAAATGACGATTCATCCGGGCGATTTCAATCCCTTCCAACGCGCACTCAACCGCTTCCCGGTGCAACTGTGTTTTTCGAAACAAGATGGTGCGGATTTCGTATAAGAGCGTCAGTGCATGAAAGTTTCGGATCCATTTTCGGTTTTCCCACAGCTCATCGATCAACTTAATGGCTTGCGGAATTCGACCCATCTTCTCCAAAAAAGCAACTTTATTGATCTCCAAGATCCTTCGATACTCTTGGCGCTCACCGTTGTCATTAAACACATCCAGTCCGCTGTTGATAAATGACAGCGCTTGTTCGTAATTGTTTTCAAAGAACATCACAACAGCCAATTCATTAAATGCGGCTGCTTCTATATTATAGGGATCTCCCGTCGAGCTGGCTAAACGGATTGCATTTTGGAAATTACTCTCCGCCTTTTTCCATCGCTTCGCACTTCGATGGCATTTACCGATAAGAAAATAAACCGAAGGTGCCAACGGATGGCCGTCAGGTACCCGCATCTCCTTTAAACGTTCAAGTGCATCACCGGTCTTGCCCGAATCGATATTACATTCAATCGAATATAAACGTACCAGGGCTTCATCTTGTTCCACTTTATACTCTTGCATATACACAGGAAGATCTTCCATTGAAAGATCTAGTTTCCCCATTAAATAGTGCGTTTTTTCCAATTTTACATGAGCGACACCACGCTCAATGTTACTGATGGTGGCGGGAGAAATATGGTCATCGGCGAGGTCTTCTAATCGGAGGTTTTTTTCCTTTCTGACCCGCCGGAGGATTTCTCCGATCTTCTTGGGATCTTCAATCAAAACGATCCACTCCCCGTTTTAAATTAGCAACCGATTTTCAACTTTTATGATACAACTTTTCGGACAACTGCGATACCCTGTCCCCTCCTCCTACTGCCACCGAAGTAGGATAAACGCGCAAACAACCTCCTCCCATTGTTCATGGAGGAGGTTGTTTGGCAAAGCAATTTGGTTACGGTCGGGACGGTGGAGCACCTAATCACTCACTTTAATCCCGTCGTCGAAATCCCTTTAATAAACTGCCGTTGGAAGATAATAAACACGATAATCACCGGGATCGTCATAAACATGGCCCCTGCCAGGATATTGTTCCAGAAGGCGTCATATTCCCCGTACAAGGTATTGAGTCCTACAGGCAACGTATACATCGCATCGCTGCTTGTCAATAGATTGGGCCACATAAAGCTGTTCCAGTTCCCCATAAAGATAAAGATCGTCTGCGCCGCCAACGCCGGTTTGGCCAACGGCATCACAATCCGCCAAAAAGTACCCCAGCGACTTAACCCATCTAAGAAAGCCGCTTCTTCCAACTCCCGCGGCACCGACAGGAAAAACTGACGCATCAAAAAGATCCCAAAGCTCTGCACCAAAAACGGCACCGTCAGCCCTGCATAGGAATCGATCCAGTTGAGATTGGACAGCAAAATATAAGTCGGTACCAGGATCACCTGGCCGGGAACCATCATCACCGCCAAAATGGTCATAAACAACAAAGTGCGGCCGGGAAACTGGATGCGAGCCAAGGCATAGCCCGCCATGGAGTTAAAAACCAGGTTGCCAACGGTGACGATCAACCCCACGACGATACTGTTTAAAAACCAGCGGGCAAAGGGATACTGATCGCTAAAAACGATATTGACATAATTGGCAAAGGTAAGGTCAGATAGCGGTACCCACAATTGATTGATATCCGGTGTCGCTTTTAGGGAGGTGAAGGTCGACCACAGGAAGGGACCCAGTGTTAGGCACGCATATCCCACCACCACCGTATAAAACAACAGTCGCAACAAGCGATTCCACATGGAAAGCCCCTCCTCACATCCGTGTCTCTTCACCGAAGAAATTACGTTGAATCAAGGTTAGAATCAAGATGACCGCAAACAGGAAGAAAGCGATGGCTGAAGCATAGCCCATCTCAAAATCCTGGAAGGCTACATTATACAGATACAATACCACGGTTAAAGTGGAATCCAACGGTCCCCCGGCTCCTTTGGAGATGACATACATCTGGTCAAACACCTGGAAGGTACCGATCACCGACATCACCACAATAAAAAAGGTGGTCGGCTTTAACAGCGGCAGCGTAATATGCCAAAACTGCCGCAATGGACCTGCTCCATCCACTTCCGCCGCTTCATACAAATCCGCGGGAATATCCTGTAAGCCCGCCAAATAAATCACCATAAATTGGCCTACCGTCGTCCAGACTGCCATCAACATAATCGACGGCAAGGCAAAATCCACATCCAACATCCAACTGCGCCCCTCCACTCCCAATAAGGAGAGAAAGGCATTGACCAAGCCATCCCGTTTAAACAGAAACAAAAACATGACGGAGACGGCAACGGTGGAAGTGACCGTCGGC
This window harbors:
- a CDS encoding zinc-binding alcohol dehydrogenase family protein is translated as MKAIVCEKPSQMLLREEMKAQPRKSGEATVSIRRIGICGTDYHAFHGNQPFFSYPRILGHELAGEIQAIDAHPTLSVGDRVAVIPYLHCGKCGACIAGKSNCCEQLRVLGVHVDGGMCEEINVPVDNLLKVNELSYDHSALIEPFAIGAHAVRRAHIEAGESVLVIGAGPIGLGVMFFAKERGADVIALDTNPARLDFCRRWLELEHVVQLSDQTEAAIKQATGGRLPSIVLDATGNAASMMKAFDYVGHGGTLVYVGLVKQEIQFYDPDFHQKEITLKGSRNATDQDFIDVAHAFKQTTVNLDAYITHTAPFADAIPQFQTWIKPETNVIKAMIYR
- a CDS encoding AraC family transcriptional regulator encodes the protein MNKEKPAFVKKSIGDIRDGLIRISHHQTKTPEEELPHHLHDWHEVICVHKGSGTFLIDQQLYEVRAEDVFVIPGNIIHRAMPENDHLITSTVIFLHPLVMAQITDHEANIIREAKKRKQYRYHILAEQRQTFAYLLQKLQAESQSPLHGHQQAIAAWVQLCLLEISRHSLQAEESPHRPNLSTFNHVLRYIDDHLEQALSLDLLAAKERISTAHFSRLFKQEVGLNLTDYLLTKRISLAKTLLLETDENISTIAEKCGFRSLPHFYRSFKRVTRQTPRGYRQEVGKSHQSK
- a CDS encoding PH domain-containing protein, with amino-acid sequence MQEETLWEGSPSHVAVLGTYLLCLLLCVLIVPIFYAIWVGIKLKSTRYRLTTERLQITTGILSKKTEVVELYRVKDMTLEQPFFLRLFSRGKIRLITSDQTMPQVHLEAIADANELMDVLRKHVEERRDQKRVREVDGLG
- a CDS encoding helix-turn-helix domain-containing protein — encoded protein: MIEDPKKIGEILRRVRKEKNLRLEDLADDHISPATISNIERGVAHVKLEKTHYLMGKLDLSMEDLPVYMQEYKVEQDEALVRLYSIECNIDSGKTGDALERLKEMRVPDGHPLAPSVYFLIGKCHRSAKRWKKAESNFQNAIRLASSTGDPYNIEAAAFNELAVVMFFENNYEQALSFINSGLDVFNDNGERQEYRRILEINKVAFLEKMGRIPQAIKLIDELWENRKWIRNFHALTLLYEIRTILFRKTQLHREAVECALEGIEIARMNRHFDRVFDLWSALGTTYLEMNKYDMAKHAFQTALDHLHILDHPHPVVDVYSQLGSLFMEERDYTTAMDYIRKGVNTAREVKEKVSLSKALIVLGKCQIAQDQYREATVALQEAVALTEELGRREELREAVLHLTRAWQSVDENKYRISLERLYKIELELTQKEIASYALY
- a CDS encoding carbohydrate ABC transporter permease, producing MWNRLLRLLFYTVVVGYACLTLGPFLWSTFTSLKATPDINQLWVPLSDLTFANYVNIVFSDQYPFARWFLNSIVVGLIVTVGNLVFNSMAGYALARIQFPGRTLLFMTILAVMMVPGQVILVPTYILLSNLNWIDSYAGLTVPFLVQSFGIFLMRQFFLSVPRELEEAAFLDGLSRWGTFWRIVMPLAKPALAAQTIFIFMGNWNSFMWPNLLTSSDAMYTLPVGLNTLYGEYDAFWNNILAGAMFMTIPVIIVFIIFQRQFIKGISTTGLK
- a CDS encoding carbohydrate ABC transporter permease, giving the protein MATTTSPPKQQRQRSPKAGRGQKWTRDPMMGYLFTLPVIVSLSVFLIGPIIYAFYLSFQQFTFLNPDLSQFVGLDNYTRLLTDERFHTALKNTSFYSLGVVPVQVSLALLLALIVNSKIRGKTFFRVAYFLPTVTSTVAVSVMFLFLFKRDGLVNAFLSLLGVEGRSWMLDVDFALPSIMLMAVWTTVGQFMVIYLAGLQDIPADLYEAAEVDGAGPLRQFWHITLPLLKPTTFFIVVMSVIGTFQVFDQMYVISKGAGGPLDSTLTVVLYLYNVAFQDFEMGYASAIAFFLFAVILILTLIQRNFFGEETRM